From the Halalkalicoccus sp. CGA53 genome, one window contains:
- a CDS encoding TspO/MBR family protein, translated as MTLTETLRFDALDRSFDPRELLVALGFVLGVNLIGSSPALAVGSDTGWIDRPAFYPPEIAFPVAWTLIFTCLGLACYLLYRRGLDRRDVRVAFGTFAVQMVLNLAWTPAFFGLQSPAAGLAVIVPLWAAILVTAYAFARVDRRAAVLFLPYIGWVSFAVVLNYVIWTMN; from the coding sequence ATGACGCTGACCGAAACCCTCCGATTCGACGCCCTCGACCGGTCGTTCGACCCGCGAGAACTGCTCGTCGCGCTCGGGTTCGTCCTCGGCGTGAACCTGATCGGCTCCTCGCCCGCTCTCGCCGTCGGCAGCGACACCGGCTGGATCGACCGGCCCGCGTTCTACCCGCCGGAGATCGCCTTCCCGGTCGCCTGGACGCTCATCTTCACCTGTCTCGGCCTCGCGTGTTACCTGCTCTACCGGCGGGGACTCGACCGACGGGACGTGCGGGTCGCCTTCGGCACCTTCGCCGTCCAGATGGTCCTGAACCTCGCGTGGACGCCCGCGTTCTTCGGCCTCCAGAGTCCGGCCGCGGGCCTCGCGGTGATCGTCCCGCTCTGGGCGGCGATCCTCGTCACCGCCTACGCCTTCGCCCGGGTCGACCGTCGTGCTGCGGTGCTGTTTCTCCCCTACATCGGCTGGGTGAGCTTCGCGGTCGTGCTCAACTACGTCATCTGGACGATGAACTGA
- a CDS encoding acylphosphatase, with product MPERRVHLFVSGNVQDVHFRDNAHETARAHDLTGWVRNLEDGRVEAAFEGEEDDVETMVEWCHRGPVKAEVEGVELEEGDPQGDLEDFEKH from the coding sequence ATGCCAGAGAGACGCGTCCACCTGTTCGTCTCGGGGAACGTCCAGGACGTCCACTTCCGCGACAACGCCCACGAGACCGCCCGCGCACACGACCTGACCGGCTGGGTTCGTAATCTAGAGGACGGCCGCGTGGAGGCGGCCTTCGAGGGGGAGGAAGACGACGTCGAGACGATGGTCGAGTGGTGTCACCGCGGTCCGGTCAAGGCCGAGGTCGAGGGCGTCGAACTCGAGGAGGGCGACCCGCAGGGCGATCTCGAGGATTTCGAGAAACACTGA
- the alaS gene encoding alanine--tRNA ligase: MSDLDAEYRLEYFEANDFVRKECPGCGAHFWTRQHDQEICGEPPCGEYTFIGNPGFDEEYTLEEMREAFLSFFEDHDHERIEPYPVAANRWRDDVLLTQASIYDFQPLVTSGKTPPPANPLTISQPCIRMQDIDNVGKTGRHTMAFEMMAHHAFNTQDDVDPDEYAYYGEVYWKDETVEYCDEFFESLGVPLEEITYIEDPWVGGGNAGPAIEVIYEGVELATLVFMCMEQDPDGEYEMKDGNSYSFMDTYIVDTGYGLERWTWVSQGTPTVYEAVYPDMIAFLSENAGVEHTEEETELIGRAAAIAGNMDVDEIKDVESARAEMAAALDTTPDELDALLSPLESIYAIADHCRTLAYMLGDGIVPSNVATGYLARMVLRRTKRLCDTIGVDAPLDELVDMQAERLGYENRDTIRDIVRTEVEKYRETLERGGRRVETLAEEYADREEPIPVSELIELYDSHGIQPDMVEEIADCEGASVEVPEDFYAQVAARHDEAQGVEAEDEHDERLADLPSTEKLYYDDQERGEFEAVVLDVLETDDGYDVVLDQTHFYPEGGGQPADTGTLSSEETTVEVLDVQERDGVIVHRTDEDPGKGEFVTGRIDTERRAALARHHTATHVVGFAARQVLGEHVRQAGAQKGVESARLDVRHYERVSREQVREIERLANDLVIANLPVTQEWPHRNEAEATHGFDLYQGGIPPGERIRLIHVGEDVQACGGTHVSRTGEIGAIKLLSTERIQDGVERLTFAAGPAAIQATQETEDALYDAAGVLDVSPGEVPATAERFFEEWKARGKEIDSLKAELAELRTGEGETVDVGGTTAVIQRLDGGADELRATANAIAEEGNVAVLGSGVDGAQFVVAAPDGAGINAGEVVGELASRVGGGGGGPPDFAQGGGPEAGKLDEALEAAPEILKRVLNA; this comes from the coding sequence ATGAGCGATCTCGACGCCGAGTATCGCCTCGAGTATTTCGAGGCGAACGACTTCGTCCGAAAGGAGTGTCCCGGTTGTGGCGCTCACTTCTGGACGCGACAGCACGATCAGGAGATCTGCGGGGAGCCGCCCTGCGGGGAGTACACGTTCATCGGGAACCCCGGCTTCGACGAGGAGTACACCTTAGAGGAGATGCGCGAGGCCTTTCTCTCCTTCTTCGAGGACCACGACCACGAGCGGATCGAGCCGTACCCGGTCGCGGCGAACCGCTGGCGCGACGACGTCCTGCTCACCCAGGCTTCGATCTACGACTTCCAACCGCTGGTCACCAGCGGGAAGACCCCGCCGCCGGCGAACCCCCTGACGATCTCCCAGCCCTGCATCCGGATGCAGGACATCGACAACGTCGGTAAAACGGGTCGGCACACGATGGCCTTCGAGATGATGGCGCATCACGCGTTCAACACGCAGGACGACGTCGACCCCGACGAGTACGCCTATTATGGAGAGGTCTACTGGAAGGACGAGACCGTCGAGTACTGCGACGAGTTCTTCGAGTCGCTCGGCGTTCCACTCGAGGAGATCACCTACATCGAGGACCCGTGGGTCGGCGGCGGCAACGCGGGGCCGGCAATCGAGGTGATCTACGAGGGGGTCGAACTCGCGACGCTCGTCTTCATGTGCATGGAGCAGGACCCCGACGGCGAGTACGAGATGAAAGACGGCAACTCCTACTCGTTCATGGATACGTACATCGTCGACACGGGCTACGGGCTCGAACGGTGGACGTGGGTCTCTCAGGGCACGCCGACGGTCTACGAGGCGGTCTACCCCGACATGATCGCGTTCCTCTCGGAGAACGCGGGCGTCGAGCACACCGAGGAGGAGACGGAGCTGATCGGTCGGGCGGCGGCGATCGCCGGCAACATGGACGTCGACGAGATCAAGGACGTCGAGAGCGCCCGCGCCGAGATGGCCGCGGCGCTCGACACGACTCCAGACGAACTCGACGCGCTGCTCTCGCCGCTGGAGTCGATCTACGCCATCGCCGATCACTGCCGTACCCTCGCGTACATGCTCGGCGACGGTATCGTCCCCTCGAACGTCGCGACGGGCTACCTCGCACGGATGGTGCTCCGGCGGACCAAACGGCTCTGTGACACGATCGGCGTCGACGCGCCGCTCGACGAACTGGTGGATATGCAGGCCGAACGCCTCGGCTACGAGAACCGCGATACGATCCGGGACATCGTCCGGACGGAGGTCGAGAAGTACAGGGAGACGCTCGAACGCGGCGGGCGTCGCGTCGAGACGCTCGCCGAGGAGTACGCGGATCGCGAGGAGCCGATCCCGGTCTCGGAGCTGATCGAACTGTACGACAGCCACGGCATCCAGCCGGACATGGTCGAGGAGATCGCCGACTGCGAGGGGGCGTCGGTGGAGGTCCCGGAGGACTTCTACGCGCAGGTCGCCGCACGCCACGACGAGGCACAGGGTGTCGAGGCCGAGGACGAGCACGACGAGCGACTCGCCGACCTCCCGAGCACCGAGAAGCTCTACTACGACGACCAGGAGCGCGGCGAGTTCGAGGCGGTCGTGCTCGACGTGCTGGAGACCGACGACGGTTACGACGTCGTCCTCGACCAGACCCACTTCTACCCGGAGGGCGGCGGCCAGCCCGCGGACACGGGGACGCTCTCCTCGGAGGAGACGACCGTCGAGGTGCTCGACGTGCAGGAACGCGACGGGGTGATCGTCCACCGGACCGACGAGGACCCCGGCAAGGGCGAGTTCGTCACGGGACGGATCGACACCGAGCGCAGGGCGGCGCTCGCGCGTCACCACACGGCGACGCACGTCGTCGGCTTCGCCGCCCGGCAGGTCCTCGGCGAACACGTCAGACAGGCGGGCGCACAGAAGGGCGTCGAGAGCGCCCGCCTCGACGTGAGACACTACGAGCGGGTCTCTCGCGAGCAGGTGCGGGAGATCGAGCGGCTCGCGAACGACCTCGTGATCGCCAACCTCCCCGTCACCCAGGAGTGGCCCCACCGGAACGAGGCCGAGGCGACCCACGGCTTCGACCTCTACCAGGGCGGCATCCCGCCGGGTGAGCGGATTCGGCTGATCCACGTCGGCGAGGACGTCCAGGCCTGCGGCGGCACGCACGTCTCCCGGACCGGGGAGATCGGGGCGATCAAACTGCTCTCGACCGAGCGGATCCAGGACGGCGTCGAGCGGCTCACGTTCGCGGCCGGTCCGGCCGCGATCCAGGCGACCCAGGAGACCGAGGACGCCCTCTACGACGCCGCCGGGGTGCTCGACGTCTCGCCGGGCGAGGTGCCCGCGACCGCCGAGCGCTTCTTCGAGGAGTGGAAGGCCCGCGGCAAGGAGATCGACTCGCTGAAGGCCGAACTCGCGGAGCTCCGAACCGGCGAGGGCGAGACGGTCGACGTCGGCGGGACGACGGCCGTGATCCAGCGACTGGACGGCGGCGCGGACGAACTCCGGGCGACGGCCAACGCCATCGCGGAGGAGGGCAACGTCGCGGTGCTCGGCAGCGGGGTCGACGGCGCGCAGTTCGTCGTCGCGGCCCCCGACGGTGCCGGGATCAACGCGGGCGAGGTCGTCGGCGAACTCGCCTCGCGCGTCGGCGGCGGCGGCGGCGGCCCGCCCGACTTTGCACAGGGCGGCGGCCCCGAGGCCGGGAAGCTCGACGAGGCGCTCGAGGCCGCACCGGAGATCCTCAAACGGGTGCTGAACGCCTGA
- a CDS encoding substrate-binding domain-containing protein, protein MRRRTFMRYGGGVGATLALAGCLDDEDEDDPQPDDDGTDADEPDTETDDTDDAGLDFPTESLEWMVPWSEGGGTDQYVRTIQPIVEEELGESIAVDNREGASQQIGTQHLYTQEPDGHRFGTVTVPGWQFAWLIDEIDDWHVAEFEPIATHGEFGYTIIVNDAYGIEDFEELRDAYDDGEIGTFAFQGVGSASHVVTQLLRDEYGMNWESSVPYDGGALVNEAVISDEVPAGISTNTSAVDAVDSGEASMAVNLTTLELEAFPEVESIAEYGDEMDYITRFVQTAIAPPETPENVRQVVSEAIETAVEHKDTQAWSEETGNIVSYGDMDEANEQIEGTLSQLEENVDIEEFRQMVEEEG, encoded by the coding sequence ATGAGACGACGTACCTTCATGCGATACGGCGGGGGCGTGGGGGCGACGCTGGCGCTGGCCGGCTGTCTCGACGACGAAGACGAGGACGACCCCCAGCCCGACGACGACGGGACGGACGCGGACGAGCCGGACACGGAGACGGACGACACCGACGACGCGGGCCTCGACTTCCCGACTGAGTCGCTCGAGTGGATGGTGCCGTGGTCGGAGGGCGGCGGCACCGACCAGTACGTCAGGACGATCCAGCCGATCGTCGAGGAGGAACTCGGCGAGTCGATCGCGGTCGACAACCGGGAGGGGGCCTCCCAGCAGATCGGCACCCAGCACCTCTACACCCAGGAGCCCGACGGCCACCGCTTCGGGACGGTGACGGTCCCGGGCTGGCAGTTCGCCTGGCTCATCGACGAGATCGACGACTGGCACGTCGCGGAGTTCGAGCCGATCGCCACCCACGGCGAGTTCGGTTACACGATCATCGTCAACGACGCCTACGGGATCGAGGACTTCGAGGAGCTCAGAGACGCCTACGACGACGGCGAGATCGGCACCTTCGCATTCCAGGGCGTCGGGAGCGCGAGCCACGTCGTCACTCAGCTGTTGCGCGACGAGTACGGGATGAACTGGGAGTCGAGCGTCCCCTACGACGGCGGCGCGCTGGTGAACGAGGCGGTGATCTCCGACGAGGTTCCGGCGGGGATCTCGACGAACACCTCGGCGGTCGACGCGGTCGACTCCGGCGAGGCGTCGATGGCGGTCAACCTCACGACCCTGGAGCTCGAGGCGTTCCCCGAGGTGGAGTCGATCGCCGAGTACGGCGACGAGATGGACTACATCACCCGGTTCGTCCAGACGGCGATCGCACCGCCGGAGACCCCCGAGAACGTCAGGCAGGTCGTCTCCGAGGCGATCGAGACGGCGGTCGAGCACAAGGACACCCAGGCGTGGTCCGAGGAGACCGGCAACATCGTCAGCTACGGCGACATGGACGAGGCGAACGAGCAGATCGAGGGCACCCTCTCCCAGCTGGAGGAGAACGTCGACATCGAGGAGTTCCGGCAGATGGTCGAGGAGGAGGGCTGA
- a CDS encoding alpha/beta fold hydrolase encodes MRRATNDGVEIEYAVDGEGETVVSIPDLGYGPWACAWQHAAFAGPFESVVLAPRGTAHSDAPPGPYSVPDLAADVEAVLADLGAPRAHLVGTGLGGTVALSHALTYSRARSLALIGASPGGPLARLPDEPRAAMYAPRDDPEALRESLSPVLSERFRAEVLDVVEWRAGEDADREGWEAQEAALLEFDASDRLHEMTVPALVIHGTEDRVVPVENGRLLAETLPRGEFVGIDGGPHLVGIERSRAVNDELVNFLNESSSD; translated from the coding sequence ATGCGACGGGCGACGAACGACGGAGTCGAGATCGAGTACGCGGTCGATGGCGAGGGGGAGACGGTCGTCTCGATACCGGACCTCGGCTACGGCCCGTGGGCCTGCGCCTGGCAGCACGCCGCGTTCGCCGGACCGTTCGAGTCGGTCGTCCTCGCGCCCAGAGGCACCGCCCACTCCGACGCCCCACCAGGGCCGTACTCCGTACCGGACCTCGCGGCGGACGTGGAGGCAGTCCTCGCCGACCTCGGTGCTCCCCGTGCGCACCTGGTCGGCACGGGACTGGGGGGGACGGTCGCCCTCTCGCACGCGCTCACCTACTCCCGGGCACGATCGCTCGCGCTGATTGGGGCGAGCCCTGGCGGGCCGCTCGCACGCCTCCCGGACGAGCCGCGGGCGGCGATGTACGCTCCGCGTGACGACCCCGAGGCGCTCCGCGAGTCGCTCTCGCCCGTCCTGAGCGAGCGGTTTCGAGCCGAGGTGCTCGACGTCGTCGAGTGGCGCGCGGGGGAGGACGCCGACCGGGAGGGCTGGGAGGCACAGGAGGCTGCGCTCCTGGAGTTCGACGCGAGCGATCGCCTCCACGAGATGACGGTCCCGGCGCTCGTGATCCACGGAACAGAGGACCGGGTCGTTCCGGTCGAGAACGGCCGACTGCTCGCGGAGACCCTCCCCCGGGGGGAGTTCGTCGGGATCGACGGCGGGCCACACCTCGTGGGAATCGAACGCTCGCGGGCGGTGAACGACGAACTCGTTAACTTCTTGAACGAATCATCATCGGATTGA
- a CDS encoding type 1 glutamine amidotransferase, giving the protein MDRPRIALLNAAYDGTSTRQNFRRELDADLVEFDAASGELPESFEYDAVVVTGSRASVYWDDPWIPPLKEWVGEAIGREIPCLGVCYGHQLLADVLGGEVRDMGEYELGYREVTHVGDSPLFSGIDERFTVFTSHSDEVTSLPPGAEPTAENDVSNHGFRKGNVFGVQFHPEYDTETARAIAEGKRGAVPDDQLEAVLAGITEENYAAACEAKGVFENFTQYVRDQRLRPTAAD; this is encoded by the coding sequence ATGGACCGTCCCCGTATCGCTCTCCTGAACGCCGCGTACGACGGAACCTCCACCCGGCAGAACTTCCGTCGCGAACTCGACGCCGACCTCGTCGAGTTCGACGCCGCGAGCGGGGAGCTGCCCGAGAGCTTCGAGTACGACGCGGTCGTCGTCACCGGATCGCGCGCCTCCGTCTACTGGGACGACCCGTGGATCCCGCCGCTGAAGGAGTGGGTCGGCGAGGCGATCGGTAGAGAGATCCCCTGTCTCGGCGTCTGTTACGGCCACCAGCTCCTCGCCGACGTCCTCGGCGGCGAGGTGCGGGACATGGGCGAGTACGAACTCGGCTACCGGGAGGTGACCCACGTCGGGGACTCGCCGCTCTTCTCGGGCATCGACGAGCGCTTCACCGTCTTCACGAGCCACTCCGACGAGGTGACGAGCCTCCCGCCGGGTGCGGAACCGACCGCCGAGAACGACGTCTCGAACCACGGCTTCCGGAAGGGCAACGTCTTCGGCGTCCAGTTCCACCCGGAGTACGACACCGAGACCGCCCGCGCCATCGCCGAGGGAAAGCGCGGTGCGGTGCCCGACGACCAGTTAGAGGCCGTCCTCGCCGGCATCACCGAGGAGAACTACGCGGCCGCCTGCGAGGCGAAGGGCGTCTTCGAGAACTTCACACAGTACGTCAGGGACCAGCGGCTCCGGCCCACGGCCGCCGATTGA
- a CDS encoding FRG domain-containing protein, with the protein MPAGIDDHRAEDWETLQRLLFRDSWDEGIGRWRSPYVFRGQSNRAYGLETSIQRFVGESGSWELETRLLLAFNRYARPERDSPDSLMQLLSLAQHHGLPTRLLDWTYSPLVAAYFASRGRPDVDGVICGGDFTRVHDHAPELFDPFLDEVGGRVFEADMIEEIAHDLMRAAGYDPRRHRRGSTLYIARYKEAIETFGSQFPDDYFLFFEPPSIDERIVNQSALFCASTDPRTSMGSWLEERPDLAYRIVVPAERKAEFRDRLAQGNITQKTLFPGFDGIAEWLKEYYRPPS; encoded by the coding sequence ATGCCTGCTGGTATCGACGACCACCGGGCGGAGGACTGGGAGACGCTACAGCGGCTGCTCTTCCGTGACTCGTGGGACGAGGGGATCGGGCGCTGGCGCTCACCGTACGTCTTTCGGGGACAGTCGAACCGGGCCTACGGGCTCGAGACGTCGATCCAGCGGTTCGTCGGCGAGTCGGGGAGCTGGGAACTGGAGACGCGACTGCTGCTCGCGTTCAACCGGTACGCACGGCCGGAGCGAGACTCGCCGGACTCACTGATGCAACTGCTCTCGCTCGCACAGCACCACGGCCTGCCCACGCGGCTGCTCGACTGGACGTACTCGCCGCTGGTCGCCGCGTACTTCGCTTCGAGAGGCAGACCCGACGTCGACGGCGTGATCTGCGGCGGCGACTTCACACGCGTCCACGACCACGCGCCGGAGCTCTTCGACCCGTTTCTCGACGAGGTGGGCGGCCGCGTCTTCGAGGCGGACATGATCGAGGAGATCGCCCACGACCTCATGAGGGCGGCCGGGTACGACCCGCGACGGCACCGGCGGGGGAGCACGCTCTACATCGCCCGGTACAAGGAGGCGATCGAGACGTTCGGGAGCCAGTTCCCGGACGACTACTTCCTCTTTTTTGAACCGCCGTCGATCGACGAACGGATCGTCAACCAGTCGGCGCTGTTCTGTGCGTCGACCGATCCCCGGACCTCGATGGGGTCCTGGCTCGAGGAGCGTCCCGACCTCGCCTATCGTATCGTGGTCCCGGCCGAGCGGAAAGCCGAGTTCCGCGACCGCCTCGCCCAGGGGAACATCACCCAGAAGACGCTGTTTCCCGGCTTCGACGGGATCGCCGAGTGGCTGAAGGAGTACTACCGGCCGCCGTCGTGA
- a CDS encoding FAD-binding oxidoreductase: MSSATVTSNESIVTELRSAIDGEVITAADPGYEEACRLWNGAIDRRPTLVVRAASTDDVVTAVSTAREHGLPLSVRGGGHGVTGTALVDAGLVVDLTGMDAVTIDPEARIARVGPGARVSDVLNPAQEHGLSPIVGSAAQNGIAGSTLAGGIGWLRRRFGLGIDALRSVEIVTVDGDVLTASESENPELFWAIRGGGANFGVVTSFEMELVEVGPEVSIAQTIYSVEDAGDVLSAYRKYAADAPDEVTTIVALMRIPPLPTVPQEAVGAPVVMVYGVYAGPVEEGELAMAPLRELGESVMDMSGPQPLASVHEVARLLFPDARRYSWHSLYASGLSDETIGTMVDALLEAPANECEFAIYQLGGAVADVASDATAFGYREAEYMIGVAAGWDDPTLDEESVAWARAAWETIREQDATIDGVYPAFPGFVTGEAGARIAYGDNVDRLAELKAEYDPENVFRSNLNVEPAR, encoded by the coding sequence ATGAGCAGCGCCACAGTCACTTCGAACGAATCCATCGTCACCGAACTCCGATCAGCGATCGACGGCGAGGTCATCACGGCCGCCGACCCGGGCTACGAGGAGGCCTGTCGCCTCTGGAACGGCGCGATCGACCGCCGGCCCACTCTCGTCGTCCGTGCGGCGTCGACCGACGACGTCGTAACGGCCGTCTCGACGGCCCGGGAGCACGGCCTCCCGCTGTCGGTCCGGGGTGGCGGCCACGGCGTCACCGGCACCGCGCTCGTCGACGCCGGCCTCGTCGTCGATCTCACCGGGATGGACGCGGTGACGATCGATCCGGAGGCCCGCATCGCTCGCGTCGGCCCGGGGGCCCGTGTCTCGGACGTCCTCAATCCCGCACAGGAACACGGCCTCTCGCCGATCGTCGGATCGGCGGCCCAGAACGGTATCGCCGGCTCGACGCTCGCGGGCGGCATCGGCTGGCTCCGCCGGAGGTTCGGCCTCGGGATCGACGCCCTCCGTTCGGTCGAGATCGTGACCGTCGACGGCGACGTACTGACGGCCAGCGAGTCCGAGAACCCGGAGCTGTTCTGGGCGATCCGAGGCGGTGGCGCGAACTTCGGCGTCGTCACGAGCTTCGAGATGGAACTCGTCGAGGTCGGTCCGGAGGTGTCGATCGCTCAGACGATCTATTCCGTTGAGGACGCGGGCGACGTGCTCTCGGCCTACCGCAAGTACGCCGCCGATGCCCCCGACGAGGTGACGACGATCGTCGCCCTGATGCGGATCCCGCCGCTCCCGACGGTACCCCAAGAGGCCGTCGGCGCACCCGTGGTCATGGTCTACGGCGTCTACGCCGGGCCCGTCGAGGAGGGCGAACTCGCCATGGCGCCCCTCCGGGAACTCGGCGAGTCGGTGATGGATATGAGCGGACCTCAGCCACTGGCCAGCGTCCACGAGGTGGCCCGACTGCTGTTTCCCGACGCTCGCCGCTACTCGTGGCACTCGCTGTACGCCTCCGGGCTGAGCGACGAGACGATCGGGACCATGGTCGACGCGCTGCTGGAGGCGCCCGCGAACGAGTGTGAGTTCGCGATCTACCAGTTGGGCGGTGCGGTCGCCGACGTCGCGTCCGACGCCACCGCCTTCGGCTACCGCGAGGCCGAGTACATGATCGGCGTCGCCGCCGGCTGGGACGACCCCACACTGGACGAGGAGAGCGTCGCCTGGGCCCGTGCGGCCTGGGAGACGATCCGCGAGCAGGACGCCACGATCGACGGGGTCTACCCCGCGTTCCCCGGGTTCGTCACGGGCGAGGCCGGTGCCCGGATAGCCTACGGTGACAACGTCGACCGACTTGCGGAGCTCAAAGCCGAGTACGACCCCGAGAACGTCTTCCGCTCCAACCTCAACGTCGAACCCGCGCGCTGA
- a CDS encoding helix-turn-helix domain-containing protein — MVVILRMRVPAHAFSLGTLFPLPEGTTAELETLVSRGERSQPYLWVIAPGIATRLPVVTARAGEEVAVVELLEDRALLALDWDVEHGTLFSGVARCDGRVLTASGDAESWTFEVRFPEHAALSRFRHHCEDHEIEFTVERVYSATHPTTDRSFGVTDRQREVLEFAVREGYYAVPRRCATDHLSKRFGISEQAVIERLRRGIVNLVSTTLLSPEHEP; from the coding sequence ATGGTGGTGATACTCAGGATGCGCGTGCCGGCACACGCGTTCTCCCTCGGAACCCTGTTCCCGTTGCCCGAGGGAACGACGGCCGAACTCGAGACGCTCGTCTCGCGCGGGGAGCGTTCACAGCCCTACCTCTGGGTGATCGCGCCGGGGATAGCGACCCGTCTCCCGGTCGTCACGGCACGGGCGGGCGAGGAGGTCGCGGTCGTCGAACTGCTCGAGGATCGGGCGTTGCTCGCACTCGACTGGGACGTCGAACACGGCACCCTGTTCTCCGGTGTCGCCCGCTGTGACGGGCGGGTCCTCACCGCGAGCGGGGACGCAGAGAGCTGGACCTTCGAGGTCCGCTTTCCGGAACACGCCGCGCTCTCTCGGTTCAGACACCACTGCGAGGACCACGAGATCGAGTTCACCGTCGAGCGGGTCTACTCCGCGACACATCCGACGACCGACCGATCGTTCGGCGTGACCGACCGCCAGCGCGAGGTGCTGGAGTTCGCGGTCAGAGAGGGCTACTACGCGGTCCCGCGCCGGTGTGCGACCGATCACCTCTCGAAGCGCTTCGGCATCAGCGAACAGGCGGTGATCGAACGGCTGCGTCGAGGGATCGTCAACCTCGTCTCGACGACGCTGCTCTCTCCCGAACACGAACCGTAG
- a CDS encoding halocyanin domain-containing protein, whose translation MTTRREVLKALAATTAIGAAGLAGCTSRAAPATNCVKLGAEPNYKGWFDGVETYDGTCDFRGEDEVRVLVGAKGTEAYWEFLPAAVAVTPGTTVVWEWTGMGGVHDVVSDGGTFSSGKPHDEKGETFEFTFDEPGVYRYVCTPHQAMGMKGAVFVALE comes from the coding sequence ATGACAACGAGAAGAGAAGTGTTGAAGGCGCTGGCCGCGACGACCGCGATCGGAGCGGCCGGCCTCGCCGGCTGTACCTCGCGGGCGGCGCCCGCGACGAACTGCGTGAAACTCGGAGCCGAACCGAACTACAAGGGCTGGTTCGACGGCGTCGAGACGTACGACGGGACGTGTGACTTCCGCGGGGAAGACGAGGTCCGCGTGCTCGTCGGGGCGAAAGGGACGGAGGCCTACTGGGAGTTCCTGCCCGCCGCCGTCGCGGTCACCCCCGGGACGACCGTCGTCTGGGAGTGGACCGGGATGGGCGGCGTCCACGACGTCGTCTCCGACGGCGGAACGTTCAGTAGCGGGAAACCCCACGACGAGAAGGGCGAGACGTTCGAGTTCACGTTCGACGAACCCGGCGTCTACAGGTACGTCTGCACGCCCCACCAGGCGATGGGGATGAAGGGTGCGGTGTTCGTCGCCCTCGAATAG
- the gfo6 gene encoding D-xylose 1-dehydrogenase Gfo6 codes for MLDDPTTITHRAWESHGRGTLRFAVVGLGWWTREYAFPALDAAENCTPTVAVSGSAEKREDAIEDHESVSHALDYDAFEAGEAREAYDAVYVCTPNALHLPSVEAGARYGKDVLCEKPMEASIERAEKMVAACDDADVTLMVAYRLQTDPVVRRVRELVREGAIGDPVHLYGHMSQPALEFFDGGGWRLDPDLAGPGASVTDLGVYPTNTARFVLDADPVAVSAHDWSGHEAFSEVPDERSSFLLTFPDGITALCSVSQNAALSGSFRVIGTEGTIELSPAFFSEDRGRLTVSRGEHEVSVEYEPVDQMREEVAYFADRVLAGEPVGPDGEHGLRDVEVVEAVYEAAASGRRVDL; via the coding sequence ATGCTCGACGATCCGACGACGATCACCCACCGCGCCTGGGAGTCCCACGGGAGAGGGACGCTCCGGTTCGCGGTCGTGGGCCTCGGCTGGTGGACGCGGGAGTACGCGTTTCCGGCGCTCGACGCGGCGGAGAACTGCACCCCGACCGTCGCGGTGAGCGGGTCGGCCGAGAAACGCGAGGACGCGATCGAAGACCACGAGAGCGTCAGCCACGCTCTCGACTACGACGCGTTCGAGGCCGGCGAGGCGCGCGAGGCCTACGACGCCGTCTACGTCTGCACGCCGAACGCGCTGCACCTTCCCTCCGTCGAGGCTGGTGCGAGATACGGGAAGGACGTCCTCTGCGAGAAACCGATGGAGGCCTCGATCGAACGCGCCGAGAAGATGGTCGCGGCCTGTGATGACGCCGACGTGACACTGATGGTCGCCTACCGCCTCCAGACCGACCCCGTGGTCCGGCGGGTTCGAGAGCTCGTCCGGGAGGGTGCGATCGGCGACCCGGTCCACCTCTACGGCCACATGTCCCAGCCGGCGCTCGAGTTCTTCGACGGGGGTGGCTGGCGCCTCGACCCCGACCTCGCGGGCCCCGGCGCGTCCGTGACCGACCTCGGCGTCTACCCGACCAACACCGCGCGGTTCGTCCTCGACGCCGATCCGGTGGCCGTGAGTGCGCACGACTGGAGCGGCCACGAGGCGTTCTCCGAGGTGCCCGACGAACGGTCGAGCTTCCTCCTCACCTTCCCCGACGGTATCACGGCGCTCTGTAGCGTCTCGCAGAACGCGGCGCTCTCGGGGAGCTTTCGCGTGATCGGCACGGAAGGGACGATCGAACTCTCGCCGGCCTTCTTCAGCGAGGATCGCGGGCGGCTGACCGTCTCTCGGGGCGAGCACGAGGTGAGCGTCGAGTACGAACCCGTGGATCAGATGCGCGAGGAGGTCGCCTACTTCGCCGATCGGGTGCTCGCAGGCGAGCCGGTCGGACCCGACGGCGAGCACGGACTGCGGGACGTGGAGGTCGTCGAGGCGGTCTACGAGGCCGCGGCGAGCGGGCGTCGGGTGGACCTCTAG